One Salvelinus namaycush isolate Seneca chromosome 4, SaNama_1.0, whole genome shotgun sequence genomic window carries:
- the LOC120046406 gene encoding CD9 antigen-like, whose translation MALDGCGQLCKCILILFNILFALVGFAMLGLGLWLRFSSETRGFFNVDLNTQQFVIGVSVLIALGAVILLVAVFGDYGACNENRTALGVFSCLLAILALLEIGAGVFAYMRSDEVGEQLAKFYMTVYAQYVDKGDPGLAVTLSMFHNVLHCCGIIGALDLLVKKTCPDTGFLETFTLPACPTVIVNLFESKAPLVMGLFLGTAAMLILALVCSSLLSKEIQRSQSSPPPYILLSSTVLSPPNQDPVVFTPLPVIIPVADAL comes from the exons ATGGCACTGGACGGATGTGGCCAGCTGTGCAAGTGTATCCTCATCCTTTTCAACATCCTTTTTGCC CTGGTGGGTTTTGCAATGTTGGGGTTGGGCTTGTGGCTGAGGTTCAGCTCTGAGACCAGAGGATTTTTCAACGTAGACCTCAACACACAACAGTTTGTCATCG GTGTGTCAGTGTTGATTGCTTTAGGAGCAGTGATATTGCTCGTGGCTGTTTTCGGAGACTATGGAGCATGCAATGAGAATAGGACTGCATTGGGAGTG TTTTCCTGCCTGCTGGCTATCCTGGCTCTATTAGAGATTGGAGCCGGTGTGTTCGCCTACATGAGAAGCgatgag GTGGGAGAGCAGCTGGCAAAATTCTATATGACTGTGTACGCTCAGTATGTGGACAAAGGAGACCCTGGCTTGGCTGTTACCCTGTCCATGTTCCACAATGTG ttgcACTGCTGTGGAATCATTGGTGCCTTGGACCTCTTGGTCAAAAAAACATGTCCGGATACCGGCTTTTTGGAGACCTTCACTCTCCCT GCCTGCCCCACAGTGATCGTCAACCTCTTTGAGTCCAAAGCGCCTCTGGTGATGGGCCTCTTCCTTGGGACTGCTGCTATGCTG ATCTTGGCCCTGGTGTGCAGCTCCCTCCTCAGCAAAGAGATCCAGCGCTCCcagtcctctcctcccccctacatcctcctctcctctactgtcctctccccCCCTAACCAGGACCCTGTGGTCTTTACCCCGCTCCCCGTCATCATACCTGTGGCTGATGCACTGTAA